The following proteins are co-located in the Streptomyces bottropensis ATCC 25435 genome:
- a CDS encoding sirohydrochlorin chelatase has product MTTPPPALLIAGHGTRDDAGAEALRGLLRELMRRHPGLPVGGGLVEPSGSSLGGAVAELVERGVRRFVVVPLASEPAGRAGRDLTAALALAQERHPGIGYTCGRPPGPHPTLLNLLERRTEEALGSPTPRMPGDRAEVTVLLVGHGSTDAGANAEVHRAARLLWEGRGYAGVETAFGSLAAPDVPSGLDRCVRLGARRVVVLPYFPLAGGPADRVRQQTEGWAAARPEIEVRSADVIGPEPELLDLVVKRYREALEGDPHMNRVSREPSAGEVPSGAGSITELPRQPRVQPDEDGHHGHDHHHRGHANSHAH; this is encoded by the coding sequence GTGACCACCCCGCCGCCCGCCCTGCTCATCGCCGGTCATGGCACCCGGGACGATGCCGGGGCCGAGGCGTTGCGTGGCTTACTGCGTGAGCTGATGCGCCGTCACCCGGGGCTGCCCGTCGGGGGCGGCCTCGTCGAGCCGTCCGGGTCGTCGCTGGGCGGAGCCGTCGCCGAACTGGTGGAGCGGGGGGTACGGCGGTTCGTCGTGGTCCCGTTGGCGTCGGAGCCCGCCGGGCGGGCCGGGAGGGACCTGACGGCGGCGCTGGCCCTCGCCCAGGAGCGGCACCCGGGGATCGGCTACACCTGCGGCCGGCCCCCGGGCCCGCACCCGACGCTGCTGAACCTTCTGGAGCGGCGGACCGAGGAGGCACTGGGGTCGCCCACGCCCCGGATGCCGGGCGACCGGGCCGAGGTGACCGTGCTGCTCGTGGGGCACGGGTCCACCGACGCCGGGGCCAACGCCGAGGTGCACAGGGCGGCCCGGCTGCTGTGGGAGGGGCGCGGTTACGCGGGTGTGGAGACGGCGTTCGGATCGCTGGCGGCGCCGGACGTGCCGAGCGGTCTCGACCGGTGCGTGAGGCTGGGCGCGCGGCGCGTCGTCGTGCTGCCGTACTTCCCGCTCGCCGGCGGACCGGCGGACCGGGTGCGGCAGCAGACCGAGGGCTGGGCTGCCGCCCGCCCGGAGATCGAGGTACGGTCGGCCGATGTCATCGGACCGGAGCCGGAGCTGCTCGACCTGGTCGTGAAGCGGTACCGGGAGGCGCTGGAGGGCGATCCGCACATGAACCGCGTTTCCCGCGAACCCTCCGCCGGCGAAGTCCCGTCCGGCGCCGGGAGCATCACGGAGCTGCCTCGGCAGCCTCGCGTCCAGCCGGACGAGGACGGGCACCACGGCCACGATCATCACCATCGGGGACACGCGAACTCCCATGCACACTGA
- a CDS encoding cobalamin biosynthesis protein translates to MADRARGSVVVGVGASRGVSVAEVVGLIGRALREAGLPSGAVAALATVDTKADEPGVVQAAVRLGVPLVTYSARELAAVAVPHPSDVPLSAVGTPSVAEAAALVGGGELLVPKRKSAPADGRPAGVTCAVASAGAGRGASPPDTSPPDGTGAPVDPGCAGPAAGRHDDHRDGRRDRGPKGYDDGDRHRPGPHS, encoded by the coding sequence GTGGCTGACCGTGCGCGTGGCTCGGTCGTCGTGGGGGTGGGCGCCTCCAGGGGCGTGTCGGTCGCGGAGGTCGTCGGGCTGATCGGAAGGGCCCTGCGGGAGGCCGGTCTTCCGTCCGGAGCGGTCGCCGCGCTCGCCACCGTGGACACCAAGGCGGACGAACCCGGCGTCGTCCAGGCCGCCGTACGTCTCGGTGTCCCCCTGGTGACCTACTCGGCGCGGGAGTTGGCCGCCGTGGCGGTGCCCCACCCCTCCGACGTGCCCCTCTCCGCCGTGGGCACCCCGTCCGTCGCGGAGGCCGCCGCGCTCGTGGGCGGGGGTGAACTCCTCGTGCCCAAGCGGAAGTCGGCTCCGGCGGACGGGCGGCCGGCGGGGGTGACGTGTGCCGTCGCGTCGGCCGGTGCGGGGCGGGGCGCCTCGCCGCCGGACACCTCGCCGCCGGACGGGACGGGCGCTCCGGTGGACCCTGGTTGCGCGGGTCCCGCCGCCGGTCGGCATGATGATCATCGTGACGGCCGCCGTGACCGGGGCCCGAAGGGGTACGACGACGGTGACCGCCACCGCCCCGGCCCCCACAGCTGA
- a CDS encoding ZIP family metal transporter — protein MAVFVALGAFVMTLVGGWTAQRVTDRRHLVLGLAGGLMLGVVGLDLLPEALEAAGDEVFGVPAALLLFVAGFLLAHLVERLLAVRQAAHGAGEHNGRTPQVGLTAAAAMVGHSAMDGVAIGAAFQIGEGMGVAVALAVIAHDFADGFNTYTLTSLYGNARRRALAMLFADAAAPVVGAASTLLFTIPEGPLGCYLGFFGGALLYLAAAEILPEAHHAHPARSTLLCTIAGAAFIWLVVGVAE, from the coding sequence ATGGCGGTCTTCGTGGCACTCGGCGCGTTCGTGATGACGCTGGTCGGCGGCTGGACGGCACAACGGGTGACGGACCGCCGACACCTGGTGCTGGGCCTGGCCGGCGGCCTGATGCTGGGCGTGGTCGGCCTCGACCTGCTCCCCGAGGCACTGGAGGCCGCCGGTGACGAGGTCTTCGGCGTACCGGCCGCGCTGCTGCTGTTCGTCGCCGGTTTCCTGCTGGCCCACCTCGTGGAGCGCCTGCTGGCCGTCCGCCAGGCCGCGCACGGGGCGGGGGAGCACAACGGCCGTACGCCCCAGGTGGGTCTGACGGCCGCGGCCGCGATGGTCGGGCACAGCGCCATGGACGGCGTCGCGATCGGCGCGGCCTTCCAGATCGGCGAGGGCATGGGCGTCGCCGTCGCGCTCGCGGTGATCGCCCACGACTTCGCGGACGGCTTCAACACCTACACGCTCACGAGCCTGTACGGCAACGCCCGCCGCCGGGCGCTCGCGATGCTGTTCGCGGACGCGGCGGCCCCGGTGGTGGGGGCCGCCTCCACCCTGCTGTTCACGATCCCGGAGGGCCCTCTCGGCTGCTACCTCGGCTTCTTCGGCGGCGCCCTGCTCTACCTCGCCGCCGCCGAGATCCTGCCCGAGGCCCACCACGCGCACCCGGCCCGCTCGACCCTGCTCTGCACGATCGCGGGCGCGGCCTTCATCTGGCTGGTGGTGGGCGTGGCGGAGTGA